A single genomic interval of Centropristis striata isolate RG_2023a ecotype Rhode Island chromosome 8, C.striata_1.0, whole genome shotgun sequence harbors:
- the LOC131976263 gene encoding zinc finger protein 436-like → MSTVETLRQFVSERLTAAAEEIFGVLEKTLVVYEDEIDRQRKLLDIFWKPQIKLHRIELQQQHVSKEEDGLADQPLIIQERNSGPDQEDPDPPQNKGEQQELCTSQEGEQLVLKQETDALMLTPTPEESEHGEAQTVNFSIDETQSAVEEMSAESQDQNGGQHLDSGSARSTEPPLKRRLHKNRSHSNNVNNADMSKIHRRTQTDFQQQHVWKEEDDLADQQLSIQERNSGPDQEDPDPPQIKGEQQELCTGQEGEQLVLKQETDALMLTPTPEESDHGEAQSVNFSIDETQSAVEEMSAESQDQNGGQHRDSGSARSTEPPLKRRLHKNRSDSNNVNHADMSEILRRTQTGKKLIECDTCGKCFKFNYLLKLHTRVHTGERPYSCETCGKRFFEPKKLTRHIRTHTGEKPNLCNTCGKRFSEPSILISHLRTHTDERPYPCETCGKVFRRNAHLTVHMRSHTGEKPHMCKTCGKGFRRKDVLTLHMRSHTGEKPYLCKTCRKRFSGLTALTLHMRTHTGEKPYLCETCGKRFSGPTALTRHIKTHTGEKPYTCKTCSKDFRQKEQLKAHMRTHTGEKPYFCKTCCKSFTVDSQLKVHMRRDHIDEKQHITHN, encoded by the exons ATGTCTACAGTTGAGACTTTGAGACAGTTTGTCAGCGAGCgactgactgctgctgctgaagaaaTATTCGGAGTTTTGGAGAAAACTCTCGTCGTGTACGAGGACGAGATCGATCGTCAGCGCAAACTGCTGGATATCTTCTGGAAACCCCAAATAAAGTTACACAGGATAG AGCTCCAACAGCAGCATGTCAGTAAGGAAGAGGATGGTCTCGCCGACCAGCCGCTCATTATTCAGGAGAGGAACTCTGGTCCGGACCAAGAAGATCCAGATCCTCCACAGAACAAAGGGGAACAGCAGGAACTCTGCaccagtcaggagggagagcagcttgtcCTGAAGCAGGAGACTGATGCCCTTATGTTGACTCCTACTCCTGAGGAAAGTGAACACGGTGAAGCTCAGACTGTGAACTTTAGTATCGATGAAACTCAGAGTGCGGTGGAGGAGATGTCTGCTGAGAGCCAAGATCAGAACGGAGGCCAGCATCTGGACTCAGGATCTGCTAGAAGTACAGAGCCACCACTAAAGAGGAGACTTCACAAAAACAGAAGTCACAGTAACAATGTAAATAATGCTGACATGTCAAAGATTCACCGTAGAACTCAGACAG ACTTCCAACAACAGCATGTCTGGAAGGAAGAGGATGATCTCGCCGACCAGCAGCTCAGTATTCAGGAGAGGAACTCTGGTCCAGACCAAGAAGATCCAGATCCTCCACAGATCAAAGGGGAACAGCAGGAACTCTGCACcggtcaggagggagagcagcttgtcCTTAAGCAGGAGACTGATGCCCTTATGTTGACTCCTACTCCTGAAGAAAGTGACCATGGTGAAGCTCAGAGTGTGAACTTTAGTATCGATGAAACTCAGAGTGCGGTGGAGGAGATGTCTGCTGAGAGCCAAGATCAGAACGGAGGCCAGCATCGGGACTCAGGATCAGCTAGAAGTACAGAGCCACCACTAAAGAGGAGACTTCACAAAAACAGAAGTGACAGTAACAATGTAAACCATGCTGACATGTCAGAGATTCTCCGTAGAACTCAGACAGGTAAAAAGCTTATTGAATGTGACACATGTGGGAAATGTTTTAAGTTTAACTATTTATTGAAGTTACACACAAGAGTCCACACAGGTGAGAGGCCATATTCTTGCGAAACATGTGGCAAAAGATTTTTTGAGCCAAAAAAACTGACCCGTCATATaagaacccacacaggtgagaaaccGAACCTTTGCAACACGTGCGGGAAAAGATTTAGTGAGCCATCAATACTGATCAGTCATTTAAGAACCCACACAGATGAGAGGCCATATCCTTGCGAAACATGCGGCAAAGTTTTCAGAAGAAATGCACACTTGACAGTCCACATGAGgtcccacacaggtgagaagccgcaCATGTGTAAAACATGCGGGAAAGGTTTCAGGCGTAAAGATGTATTGACACTCCACATGAGgtcccacacaggtgagaagccgtaccTTTGCAAAACTTGCAGGAAAAGATTTAGTGGACTAACAGCACTCACCCTTCAtatgagaacccacacaggtgagaagccgtaccTTTGCGAGACATGCGGGAAAAGATTTAGTGGGCCAACAGCACTCACCCGTCATATAaaaacccacacaggtgagaagccgtacaCGTGTAAAACATGCAGCAAAGATTTTAGACAAAAAGAACAACTGAAAGCCcacatgagaacccacacaggtgagaagccgtattTTTGCAAAACATGTTGCAAAAGTTTCACAGTTGACTCTCAGTTGAAAGTCCACATGAGAAGAGACCACATTGATGAGAAGCAGCACATAACTCATAATTAA